The genomic interval TCCACCCCAGCGGGAGAGCAGATCATATTTACGGATATTGGACTCCACCACCGCCACCAGGCTTTTGAGAACACGATCTCCAACATCATGACCTAACGTGTCATTCACCCGTTTGAAGTCATCGAGGTCCAGCATGATCAAGCCCAATTGACGACCACCCTGAGCTGTATTGATAATCTGCTGATCCAGGACCTCTTCAAACTTGGTGCGATTTACAGCACCGGTCAATCGGTCAGTTGTAGCCAGATGTTTAAGCTCCTTATGGTGCTTTATATGCTGGGTAACATCACGGTGCGACTCTATGATCTGGATCACCTCTCCCTCTTCACTCAGAATCGGCGTTGCATGTATCTCCACATAAAAAGGAAGCCCCTTTGAGTCAAAATGCTTGTGTACTATATTGGTAGGCTGTTTGCTCTCTAGAATAGTCTGAATTGGACAGGGCTCATCTTCGGAATCACAGGGCTTATCTGTTTTGTGAGAGAGTTGATAACAGGTCAGTCCCTGCAATATTCCCTGGTCTGTCAAATAGGCGTCGCGAGCCGCCTGGTTGGCGGAGACAACCTGATGATTACTCACATCCAGGACCAGTGTGGGATCTGCAATGGAATCAACCACCTTCTGTATAAAGGCGCGTGACTGTTCCAGCTCCTGTTCCGCCGACTTCAAGAGGGTGATATCGGTTATATAGGAGTAGAGGCCGACTACCTTGCCCTGTTGGTCACGCTCAACCCGAACAGTGTCGCTGACCCAATGATACTCTCCCCGCTGATCGACCAGGCGAAAGGGAGATCGACTGAATGTGGTATGGCCCGCCGCAAGCCCGGCCTCCAATTCATTGGTGAGTGCGGCTATATAGGTTGGCTCGACAATACTCGCCAATCCAAGCCCCTCCTTGAGAAACTGATCCGGTGAATAGCCAAAGAGCTGTTGCAGATTTCCAGAAACATAGACCACCGGCCAGCCGAATTCGTTGCGCCAGCGGAAGATCACAGCCGGGCCGACAGCAAAAATATCACGCTCTTGTTCGATACGCTGATGGAGCTCACTCAACTTGGCTGTAGTGCGATGGCGCTGCTGTATATTCCAGAAAAGAATCATAGCACCCAGGGTCACCAGTAAAACGGTGAAAACTATCATAGGGATAGCGGGCTGCAGGGCCGTCAGGTGGGCCTCTGACACATCTTCATCCGTCAGCCGATGAACAATCACTGTCGCGCAGTGCCGACAGCTCTCCTGCCCACCCCCTCCTATCATCAGCCAGGAGAACGTGTACACCTCTCCCAGTTTTGTCTTGATCTGTCCTTGCGATACTCCCTGCATCTGCTGCCAAACCGCTACCTGCTGCATGGAGAATTGATCCTGCTCCCTACCTTTGAACATAAATCCCCAGGATTGATCCGCCCTGAAGCTGATCAGGTATTCACCGTTACTATTCAGCATCGCACTCCTGCCGGGCAGCATACTGTTAAGTCTACCCAGGTGCCTCAGCAAGGTATTGCCCAAGTAGTTCAAAATGACCACCCCCCCTTTTTCACCACGA from Candidatus Sedimenticola sp. (ex Thyasira tokunagai) carries:
- a CDS encoding diguanylate cyclase; amino-acid sequence: MSQNLSRGSDTLVLYLDKFAEEGDKTPDNTLVQNYQNFSTSKQRYDQIRFLDNRGDERIRINLNGGKAMAVPNDQLQSKRHRYYFTDSIIKAVGELYVSPFDLNIEHKEVELPFKPMIRFAMPAADSRGEKGGVVILNYLGNTLLRHLGRLNSMLPGRSAMLNSNGEYLISFRADQSWGFMFKGREQDQFSMQQVAVWQQMQGVSQGQIKTKLGEVYTFSWLMIGGGGQESCRHCATVIVHRLTDEDVSEAHLTALQPAIPMIVFTVLLVTLGAMILFWNIQQRHRTTAKLSELHQRIEQERDIFAVGPAVIFRWRNEFGWPVVYVSGNLQQLFGYSPDQFLKEGLGLASIVEPTYIAALTNELEAGLAAGHTTFSRSPFRLVDQRGEYHWVSDTVRVERDQQGKVVGLYSYITDITLLKSAEQELEQSRAFIQKVVDSIADPTLVLDVSNHQVVSANQAARDAYLTDQGILQGLTCYQLSHKTDKPCDSEDEPCPIQTILESKQPTNIVHKHFDSKGLPFYVEIHATPILSEEGEVIQIIESHRDVTQHIKHHKELKHLATTDRLTGAVNRTKFEEVLDQQIINTAQGGRQLGLIMLDLDDFKRVNDTLGHDVGDRVLKSLVAVVESNIRKYDLLSRWGGDEFFIMLPRADLKGMEVVAETVRSAVENYAFPVIGQMTTSLGATIWHPRDDRESMAKRADQALYRSKAQGRNRVTIAEHHKELSEE